Proteins found in one Salinimonas lutimaris genomic segment:
- a CDS encoding transposase — translation MPRPRKCLINLADTSYYHCVSRCVRRAFLCGKDKLTGKCYEHRRQWVEDRILLLAEIFCVDVCAYAVMNNHTHLVLRINKVKADALSVDEIIHRWRKLYKGVLLIQRYSDPCQREVLSEAEIATVKSIAEVYRHRLYDISWFMRLLNEYIARLANKEDDCTGHFWEGRFKSQALLDETALAACMAYVDLNPVRAQLADTIEKSSHTSICKRIRAARVKRQPTQLLPFADKLKNTRSDGLPFQLEDYFALVESTCRHFRPKKRDKIDDTVSPILTRVGLEHTDWHAIVSGIETEFRTNVSHEDFIRNRNKQRTYNSV, via the coding sequence ATGCCCAGACCTCGTAAGTGTCTTATCAATTTAGCAGATACATCTTATTACCACTGCGTGTCTCGCTGTGTTCGAAGGGCATTTCTATGTGGTAAAGATAAGTTGACCGGAAAATGTTACGAGCATCGCCGCCAATGGGTAGAGGACAGAATACTGCTGCTGGCTGAAATATTCTGTGTGGATGTGTGTGCTTATGCCGTCATGAATAACCACACTCATCTGGTATTACGCATTAATAAAGTCAAAGCAGATGCGTTATCTGTCGATGAAATTATCCACCGATGGCGCAAATTGTACAAAGGTGTGCTGTTAATCCAGCGGTATAGTGACCCTTGTCAACGCGAAGTATTATCGGAGGCAGAAATTGCGACAGTAAAGAGTATCGCTGAGGTTTATCGTCACCGTCTCTACGACATTAGCTGGTTTATGCGGTTACTTAATGAATATATTGCTCGCCTGGCCAATAAGGAAGATGATTGTACTGGCCACTTCTGGGAAGGGCGATTTAAATCGCAGGCCTTACTAGATGAAACTGCGCTGGCTGCCTGTATGGCCTACGTGGATTTAAATCCAGTCCGGGCTCAACTGGCGGATACAATCGAGAAGTCTTCACACACAAGCATTTGTAAACGCATCAGAGCTGCCAGGGTGAAGCGCCAACCAACCCAACTGCTTCCCTTTGCGGATAAACTGAAAAATACAAGGTCCGATGGATTACCTTTCCAACTTGAGGACTACTTCGCATTGGTAGAGTCAACCTGCCGGCACTTTCGTCCTAAAAAGCGAGATAAAATTGATGATACAGTCTCACCCATTCTTACTCGTGTTGGGTTAGAGCATACTGACTGGCATGCGATAGTATCTGGAATCGAAACAGAGTTTAGAACAAACGTCAGTCATGAAGATTTTATACGTAACCGTAACAAGCAACGAACATATAACTCAGTCTGA
- the secG gene encoding preprotein translocase subunit SecG, protein MIYEVLLVAYLIVALVLVGFVLLQQGKGADMGASFGAGGSNTVFGSGGSGNFMTRTTAILATLFFLISLVLGNLSANRESQGDDWNDLSAPASSQQSAPASDDVAPAGDVPAQQSAPANSDIPGSDDKSAGDTPN, encoded by the coding sequence ATGATTTACGAAGTGCTTTTAGTAGCGTATCTGATTGTTGCTCTGGTTCTGGTAGGATTTGTCCTGCTACAACAGGGTAAGGGCGCTGACATGGGCGCGTCATTTGGTGCTGGCGGTTCGAACACCGTATTTGGTTCGGGCGGTTCAGGCAATTTCATGACTCGTACTACAGCAATTCTGGCCACACTGTTTTTCCTGATTAGCCTGGTTCTGGGCAATCTGAGTGCAAATCGTGAAAGCCAGGGTGATGACTGGAATGATTTATCTGCTCCAGCCAGCTCGCAGCAATCTGCACCAGCATCTGACGACGTTGCACCAGCAGGTGATGTTCCTGCTCAGCAGTCTGCGCCAGCTAACTCTGATATCCCTGGCTCAGACGACAAGTCTGCAGGTGATACACCAAACTAA
- the tpiA gene encoding triose-phosphate isomerase, producing the protein MATRTPFVAGNWKMNGNRSLVEQFSNALNSESFNGVEVVVCPPVGYLSMFAAQTFRLGAQDVSHLDNGAHTGDVSTDMLSELGAEYVIVGHSERREDHNESDLNVAAKARKTLNAGLTPIICVGESLSVREAGDVNEFVGKQLGALVGEFSPAELAKCVIAYEPIWAIGTGKTASPEQAQDVHQFIRGYLRDVDAEMADKLRILYGGSVKADNAAELFAQPDIDGGLIGGASLKTEDFIAICQAAI; encoded by the coding sequence ATGGCAACAAGAACTCCATTCGTCGCTGGTAACTGGAAAATGAACGGTAACCGTTCTCTGGTTGAGCAATTTTCTAATGCGCTTAACAGCGAATCATTTAATGGTGTTGAGGTCGTAGTTTGCCCACCAGTTGGGTATTTATCGATGTTTGCCGCCCAGACCTTCCGTCTCGGTGCCCAGGATGTCAGTCATTTAGACAATGGCGCGCATACCGGTGATGTATCTACGGATATGTTATCTGAACTGGGGGCAGAATATGTTATTGTTGGCCATTCTGAGCGTCGCGAAGATCACAACGAAAGTGATTTAAATGTAGCGGCGAAAGCGCGTAAAACACTGAATGCAGGCCTGACCCCCATTATTTGTGTGGGCGAGTCGCTAAGTGTACGTGAGGCGGGCGATGTTAACGAATTTGTAGGTAAGCAGTTAGGCGCTTTGGTTGGAGAATTCTCACCGGCAGAGCTGGCTAAGTGTGTTATCGCTTATGAGCCAATCTGGGCTATCGGTACAGGCAAAACAGCCTCTCCTGAACAGGCGCAGGATGTGCATCAGTTTATTCGCGGTTATTTACGTGATGTTGATGCTGAAATGGCAGACAAATTACGGATTCTGTATGGCGGCAGCGTAAAAGCCGACAATGCGGCTGAACTTTTTGCTCAGCCCGATATCGACGGCGGTCTGATTGGCGGTGCCAGCCTGAAAACAGAAGATTTTATTGCAATTTGCCAAGCGGCAATTTGA
- the glmM gene encoding phosphoglucosamine mutase: MSERKYFGTDGIRGKVGQSAINPEFVTKLGWAAGKVLGGRGTNKVLIGKDTRISGYMLESALEAGLAAAGINSGLLGPMPTPAIAYLTKTFRSEAGIVISASHNPYYDNGIKFFSADGFKLDDDIELAIEAMMDKPMECVASDKLGKATRINDAAGRYIEFCKGSFPSDLSLKGLKIVVDCAHGATYHIAPNVLAELGADVVEVGTSPNGLNINDKVGATSMHATVAAVKEHNADLGFALDGDGDRIMMVDHLGNVLDGDQIIYIIAREALKSGRLNGGVVGTLMTNLGMENGLAKLGIPFARSKVGDRYVMELLQQKGWAIGGENSGHVLNLNIASTGDGIVAGLQVLTAMLRANMNLHELSGGFDKYPQQLINIRYDASAGNPLDHPDVEQAKLDAEQALGKTGRILLRKSGTEPLIRVMVECQEEKASIEYAEKIAEVVRKVAN; the protein is encoded by the coding sequence GTGTCAGAACGTAAGTATTTTGGTACCGATGGTATTCGGGGAAAAGTAGGTCAAAGCGCCATTAACCCGGAATTTGTAACAAAACTAGGCTGGGCAGCGGGTAAAGTGCTGGGCGGCCGTGGAACCAATAAAGTATTAATTGGTAAAGATACGCGGATTTCTGGCTACATGCTTGAATCTGCCCTGGAAGCAGGTTTGGCTGCTGCTGGCATTAACAGTGGCCTGCTGGGGCCAATGCCAACTCCGGCAATAGCCTATCTGACTAAAACATTCCGCTCTGAGGCCGGGATTGTTATCAGTGCATCACATAACCCGTATTATGATAACGGCATCAAGTTTTTCTCTGCCGATGGGTTTAAGCTCGACGATGATATTGAGCTTGCTATTGAAGCGATGATGGACAAGCCCATGGAGTGTGTGGCATCTGACAAGCTGGGCAAAGCCACTCGTATCAACGATGCTGCCGGTCGCTATATTGAATTCTGTAAAGGTTCATTCCCATCAGATTTGTCTCTGAAAGGTCTGAAAATCGTGGTCGACTGCGCCCATGGTGCTACTTATCATATCGCCCCCAATGTTCTGGCTGAGCTGGGAGCAGATGTGGTGGAAGTGGGCACTTCACCTAACGGCCTAAACATCAACGATAAAGTCGGTGCAACTTCAATGCATGCTACCGTAGCGGCGGTCAAAGAGCACAACGCTGATCTGGGCTTTGCGCTGGACGGTGATGGCGACCGAATCATGATGGTTGACCATCTGGGTAATGTGCTGGACGGTGATCAGATTATTTATATTATCGCTCGTGAAGCGCTCAAAAGTGGCCGCCTGAATGGTGGGGTCGTTGGCACTCTGATGACCAATCTGGGCATGGAAAATGGCCTGGCTAAACTGGGGATTCCGTTTGCCCGCAGTAAAGTAGGTGACCGCTATGTCATGGAGTTGTTGCAGCAAAAAGGCTGGGCTATTGGCGGCGAAAACTCAGGTCATGTACTGAATCTGAATATTGCTTCTACCGGTGATGGTATTGTGGCTGGCCTGCAGGTACTCACTGCCATGTTACGGGCCAATATGAATCTGCATGAGCTTAGTGGCGGTTTTGATAAATACCCGCAGCAACTGATTAATATCCGTTATGACGCCAGTGCAGGTAATCCGCTGGACCACCCGGATGTTGAGCAGGCTAAACTCGATGCTGAGCAGGCGCTGGGCAAAACCGGCCGGATTCTGCTGCGCAAGAGTGGCACTGAACCCCTGATTCGGGTTATGGTTGAGTGTCAGGAAGAGAAGGCTTCCATAGAGTATGCAGAAAAGATCGCCGAAGTTGTGCGTAAAGTGGCCAATTAA
- the folP gene encoding dihydropteroate synthase has protein sequence MKFNQHTVDIQLPQVMGILNVTPDSFSDGGQHHSLTQVIEHAAQMVKAGATFIDIGGESTRPGAPEVAVEEELHRVIPAVEAVRQRFDVAISVDTSKAQVIREAVAAGAGLINDVRALQEPDALAAAAKANVPVCLMHMRGQPQTMQQNVPDYANVVDEVNDFLRHRITACVDAGIDKNNIIVDPGYGFGKTVEHNYQLLAQLADIQALGHPVLVGMSRKSMIGNVLNNNVHERLAGSLALATLAAQAGANIIRVHDVAETVDVVKIVRQYLAVKK, from the coding sequence ATGAAGTTTAATCAGCATACTGTCGACATTCAGTTGCCCCAGGTAATGGGCATTTTGAATGTGACACCAGACTCCTTTTCAGATGGTGGTCAGCATCACTCGCTGACACAGGTTATCGAACACGCAGCCCAGATGGTTAAAGCCGGTGCCACTTTTATTGACATTGGCGGGGAGTCAACCCGGCCAGGCGCGCCGGAAGTCGCGGTGGAGGAAGAGCTGCATCGGGTCATACCCGCAGTAGAAGCGGTACGTCAGCGATTTGATGTGGCAATTTCAGTGGATACCAGCAAAGCGCAGGTCATTAGAGAGGCGGTAGCCGCCGGCGCGGGCTTAATCAACGATGTGCGAGCATTGCAGGAGCCTGACGCCCTTGCCGCCGCTGCGAAAGCGAATGTGCCGGTGTGTTTGATGCACATGCGTGGACAGCCACAAACCATGCAGCAAAATGTCCCTGATTACGCTAATGTAGTGGATGAGGTAAACGACTTTTTGCGGCACCGTATTACCGCCTGTGTAGACGCAGGTATCGATAAAAACAACATAATTGTTGATCCTGGCTATGGCTTTGGCAAAACAGTTGAGCATAATTATCAGCTGTTGGCGCAACTTGCCGATATTCAGGCATTAGGGCACCCGGTTCTGGTGGGGATGTCCCGTAAATCTATGATTGGTAATGTACTGAACAATAACGTTCACGAACGCCTGGCTGGTAGTCTGGCCCTGGCAACACTGGCCGCTCAGGCTGGTGCCAACATCATTCGTGTGCATGATGTTGCTGAAACCGTGGATGTTGTCAAAATTGTCCGTCAGTATCTGGCAGTAAAAAAATAA
- the ftsH gene encoding ATP-dependent zinc metalloprotease FtsH, with translation MSDMAKNLILWLVIAVVLMSVFQSFSPGESTRAQTDYTTFLKEANQGNIREVKIDSESREIRGTKRSGETFVTYIPYFDDKLVSDLAAKDVRIYGEPPEKPSILTSIFISWFPMLLLIAVWIFFMRQMQGGGGRGAMSFGKSKARLLGEDQIKTTFADVAGCDEAKEDVSELVDFLRDPSKFQKLGGKIPKGVLMVGPPGTGKTLLAKAIAGEAKVPFFTISGSDFVEMFVGVGASRVRDMFEQAKKSAPCIIFIDEIDAVGRQRGAGLGGGHDEREQTLNQMLVEMDGFEGHEGIIVIAATNRPDVLDPALLRPGRFDRQVVVGLPDIRGREHILKVHMRKVPIGDNVEPAVIARGTPGFSGADLANLVNEAALFAARANKRLVSMEEFDKAKDKIMMGAERKSMVMSEDEKSMTAYHEAGHAIVGRLVPEHDPVYKVSIIPRGRALGVTMYLPEQDRVSHSKQHLESMISSLFGGRIAEQIIYGDDKVTTGASNDIERATDIARKMVTQWGLSSKMGPMLYAEEEGEVFLGKSMSKASSMSDDTARAIDAEIKAIIDNNYDRAYKILEDNIDILHSMRDALMKYETIDAKQIDDLMNRTDVRPPSDWEDRTPKDGDKPSGGKPSREGEITSDGVDKPSVGKPGDLPS, from the coding sequence TTGAGCGATATGGCAAAAAACTTAATTTTATGGTTAGTTATCGCTGTGGTTCTGATGTCGGTTTTCCAGAGTTTTTCTCCGGGTGAATCAACACGGGCACAGACTGATTACACCACATTCCTGAAAGAAGCTAATCAGGGCAATATCCGTGAAGTAAAAATAGACAGTGAATCACGGGAGATTCGCGGTACCAAACGGTCCGGCGAAACTTTTGTCACTTATATTCCTTACTTTGACGATAAACTGGTTTCTGATCTTGCTGCCAAGGACGTTCGCATCTATGGCGAGCCGCCTGAGAAACCTTCAATTCTAACGTCAATTTTCATTTCCTGGTTCCCAATGCTACTTCTGATCGCCGTGTGGATTTTCTTCATGCGCCAGATGCAGGGCGGCGGTGGCCGTGGCGCGATGTCTTTCGGTAAGAGTAAGGCACGTTTGCTGGGCGAAGATCAGATTAAAACGACATTTGCTGATGTGGCTGGTTGTGACGAAGCTAAAGAAGATGTTTCTGAGCTGGTCGATTTCCTGCGTGATCCGTCAAAATTCCAGAAGCTGGGTGGTAAAATCCCTAAAGGCGTACTGATGGTAGGCCCACCGGGTACCGGTAAAACATTGTTGGCAAAAGCCATTGCCGGTGAAGCTAAAGTGCCGTTCTTTACTATCTCTGGTTCAGATTTTGTTGAGATGTTCGTAGGGGTGGGTGCATCCCGGGTTCGTGACATGTTCGAGCAGGCGAAAAAATCAGCGCCTTGCATCATCTTTATCGATGAAATCGATGCTGTCGGTCGTCAGCGTGGCGCCGGTCTGGGTGGTGGTCACGACGAGCGTGAGCAAACCCTGAACCAGATGCTGGTTGAAATGGATGGTTTTGAAGGTCATGAAGGCATTATTGTAATTGCAGCCACTAACCGTCCTGACGTACTGGATCCTGCACTTCTGCGTCCTGGTCGTTTTGACCGCCAGGTAGTCGTTGGCCTGCCGGACATCCGTGGTCGTGAGCATATCCTTAAAGTGCACATGCGTAAGGTGCCTATTGGCGATAACGTTGAACCTGCTGTGATTGCCCGTGGTACGCCTGGCTTCTCAGGTGCTGATTTAGCTAACCTGGTTAACGAAGCAGCTCTGTTCGCAGCCCGTGCTAACAAGCGTCTGGTATCGATGGAAGAGTTCGACAAGGCAAAAGATAAAATCATGATGGGCGCTGAGCGCAAGTCGATGGTGATGTCGGAAGATGAAAAATCTATGACCGCTTATCATGAAGCCGGCCACGCTATTGTTGGTCGCCTGGTTCCAGAGCATGATCCGGTTTATAAAGTGTCGATTATTCCGCGTGGTCGTGCGTTGGGTGTGACCATGTATTTGCCAGAGCAGGATCGTGTGAGTCACTCTAAACAGCATCTTGAAAGTATGATTTCAAGCTTGTTTGGTGGTCGTATTGCTGAACAGATCATCTATGGTGACGATAAGGTAACTACAGGGGCGTCAAACGATATTGAGCGGGCCACTGATATTGCCCGTAAGATGGTCACTCAATGGGGTCTGTCTAGCAAAATGGGACCAATGCTTTACGCTGAGGAAGAAGGCGAAGTATTCTTGGGTAAATCTATGTCGAAGGCATCGAGCATGTCTGATGATACAGCCCGGGCCATTGATGCTGAAATCAAGGCGATTATTGATAACAACTATGATCGCGCCTACAAGATTCTGGAAGACAACATCGACATTCTGCACTCAATGCGTGACGCACTGATGAAGTACGAAACTATTGATGCGAAACAAATTGATGATCTGATGAATCGTACCGACGTTCGTCCACCGTCTGACTGGGAAGACCGCACGCCAAAAGATGGCGACAAGCCTAGTGGCGGCAAACCTTCCAGAGAAGGTGAAATTACCAGTGATGGCGTTGATAAGCCATCAGTAGGTAAGCCCGGCGACCTGCCAAGCTAA
- the rlmE gene encoding 23S rRNA (uridine(2552)-2'-O)-methyltransferase RlmE: protein MTKKKHTASSKRWLKEHFDDHYVQQAQKQGFRSRAIFKLEEIQEKDKLIKPGMTVVDLGAAPGGWSQLATKLTGDNGQVIACDILDMDPIAGVDFLKGDFREDAVLDALLNRIGGRNVEVILSDMAPNLSGNNAVDQAQSMYLCDLALDMCHQVLKPGGDFVIKVFQGEGFDEYLKQLKQTFTVVKTRKPDSSRARSREVYLVACGYKM from the coding sequence CCGCGAGCAGTAAACGCTGGTTGAAAGAACATTTTGATGATCATTATGTCCAACAGGCTCAGAAACAAGGGTTTCGGTCCCGGGCAATCTTTAAACTGGAAGAGATTCAGGAAAAAGATAAATTAATCAAACCGGGGATGACAGTGGTCGACCTGGGGGCTGCTCCGGGCGGCTGGTCGCAGCTTGCCACCAAGCTGACCGGCGATAACGGTCAGGTCATTGCCTGTGACATTCTGGATATGGATCCGATTGCCGGCGTTGATTTTCTTAAAGGCGATTTTCGCGAAGATGCAGTGTTAGATGCGCTGTTGAACAGAATCGGAGGTCGCAACGTAGAAGTTATATTGTCAGATATGGCACCAAATTTATCTGGCAATAATGCGGTCGATCAGGCCCAGTCTATGTATTTGTGTGATTTGGCGCTGGATATGTGTCATCAGGTACTCAAGCCCGGTGGAGATTTTGTAATAAAAGTTTTCCAGGGCGAAGGGTTTGATGAATATCTTAAACAGCTAAAACAAACATTTACTGTTGTTAAAACCCGAAAGCCCGATTCATCGCGGGCGCGTTCGCGGGAAGTCTATCTGGTGGCTTGCGGCTACAAAATGTAG